Below is a genomic region from Xylophilus sp. GW821-FHT01B05.
CGGGCCCGGCGAATTCGCACGGTTCATGCAGGAGGAATCGGTCCGCTGGGGCCGCGTCGTCCGGGAGAACCGGATCAAGCTCGAATAAGTGCAACGTCGAACCCCATGCGCGCAGTCCACCGGATCCTGTCCATCATCGAATGCTTCACACCCGAGCGCCGCTCGCTGTCGCTGCAGGAAATCGCGGAGCGCATCGCGCTGCCCAAGGCCACCGCCTTCCGCATCGTCCACAGCCTGGAGGAAGCCGGCTACATGGTGCGGCTGGAGAACCAGCAATACTGCTTGTCGTTTCGCTTCATCCGCATCGCAGGGCTGGTCAAGAGCACGCTCGACATCCGGCTGCTGGCACGTCCGCTCATGGAGGAATTAACCGAGCGCACGCAGGAGACCGTCTGCATCTACACGCTGTCGGGCGCGAGTCGGGTGTGCATCGATACCACCACGACGGCATTGCAGCTGCGCAGCGTGACCCAGCCGGGCGACCATGCGCCGCTGCTCAACGGCTCCAGCTCCAAGCTCCTGCTCGCCTACATGTCGCCGACCGAGGCGGCTCCGTTGGTCCCCGCCATGGCCAAGGATGGCCGGCGCTCGCGCCTTGCGGTGACGGCCGAACTCGCGCAGATCCGCCAGCAGGGCTACGCCATCTCCCATGGCGAACGCCATATCGGCCTGTCGGGTCTGGCCGCGCCGATCACCGATGTCAACGAGCAGGTGCGCCATTGCCTCACATTGAGCGGACCGACCGCCCGCATCCAGACACACGAGAAGCAGTTCGTGCAGTTGCTCGTGAAGACTGCAGCCAAGATCTCCCGCCAGTACGGCGGCAAGAGCTGACGGCCCGCGCGCGGCGCAGGCGGGCGTGACTAGGCCTGGCATATCGATTGCTGCTATTTGGCGTCGCCAAGGATCCACCATGACAGAGACAACTTCTCCCACCGCATTCCAGTACGTCGCAGCCGAGCTGCGTCTGCACTGTGGCCCCGACAGCCTGGATGCACTTGCCAGGGAATTGCAACGCCATGGCTGTCGGCGCGCAGTCGTCGTCACAGGACGCTCCGTCGGCAACAGCGAGGCGATGCAGTCGCTGCGCGGCGCGCTGGACCGGACACTGGTCGGTGAAAGCGCCGATGTGCGGCCGAACAGCCCCGTGTCATCCGTCGACAAGGTGGCGCGCCTGCTGGCCGAATGCGAAGCCGACGCGGTGATCGCCATCGGGGGTGGTTCCGCCGCCGTCACGGCGCGGGCGGCCAGCATCCTGCTAGCCGAGGGGAAGACGGCGCAAGCGCTGAGCACCCGCCGCCACCCGGACGGCCGCTTCGAGAGCCCCAGGCTCGCTGCCCCAAAGATTGCCCAGTTCGTGGTCCCCACGACGCCGAGCACGGCCTTCGTCAAGGCTGGCAGCGCGGTACACGACGATGCGACGTCGCAGCGGCTCGCCCTGTTCGATCCCAAGACCCGCGCCAAGGCGCTGTTCCTGCATCCCGCGTTCCTGCGCACCGCGCCGGATGCGCTGGTGCGCAGTGCCGCGCTGAACACTTTGTCGACCGCGATCGAGGCGCTGGAGTCGCCCAGGTGCGACCCCTTGTCCGAAAGCATGCTGGTCCACGCACTGCGCCTGGTCGCGCAGCACCTGAACGCACTATCGCCCGACCATGAGGCCGCCCGCCAGGCGCTCGTGGTCGCCGGAGTGCTGTGCGGCCGGGGTACGGAAGCCGCTGGCGGTGGCCTGGCCTCCGTGCTCGCCCATGCCATCGGCCACCGCGCGCATGCTGCCAATGGCATCGTCAATGCAATCGTGCTGCCTCATACGATGCGCTTCAACGCCCCGGCCACGGCCACGACCAGCCAGCGCATCCTGGGAGCATTGGCACCCCACACCACCGTCCAGAAGGCGCATACGGGCCAGGCCGTGGCCGCACTGCAGGACCTGCTGGCGGGTGCCCGCATCCCGCGGCAGTTGCGTGAGATCGGCGTGCAGGAGTCCGACCTGGGCCCGATTGCGCATGCCGCCATGGCCGACTGGTTCATCGGCCGCAGCGCCCGCCGCGTTGCCGATGCCGATGAGGTGCTGAAAATTCTGCGCGCCGCGCTGTAGGCACGTGACGCCTCGAACGACAGGCGTGTCTTCCCGGCGCACAGCGCTTCGACCCTGACAGCGAAAGCCCTGGCTGTGGGCCACGAGGAGCTGGCCGCTGGCATCGAACTTCCGCCCTCGAGCTTCTGATGCAAGCAGCCCTTCGAACCGCCCCCATCAACGTCGGCTACATCGGCCTGGGTGCCATGGACGGTGCCCTGGCCGGCCGGCTCTGTGCAGACCAAGCGCTGCATGTCTGGTACCTCAACCGCCAGGCGTCGGCGAACTGGCCCGGCAATGCCGGGTGATCCTGCTCTGCCTGCCGCTCAGCGGGGCCCACTCGACCAGCCAGGTGCGCGATCGGCACGCATCGAACGCGTCGCCGATTGATGCGCCGTTGCTAACGCGCTCCCGCGCGGTCCTGCAACACCAAGTCCGCACCCTTCTCGCCGATCATCACGGTCGGCGCATTGGTGTTGCCCGATGTCACCGTTGGCATGATGGACGCGTCGATCACACGCAGGCGCTCCACGCCGCGCACCTTCAAACGCGGGTCAACGACGGCCATATCGTCTACCCCCATCTTGCAGCTGCCTGCCGGATGGAAGGAGCAGTGGCCCTCGCGTCGCATGAAGTCGATCAGCTGCTCATCGGTTTGCACATCCGGGCCTGGCACGCGCTCGGCCATGACGCGCGAGCGCATCGGCTCGGTGTTCAGAATGGCCCGCAGCTTGCGCAATCCGACCAGCGAGGCCTGCACGTCTTCGGGATGCTCCAGGTAGTTCGGCACGAAGGCCGGCGCCTGCATCGGGTCGGCCGACTTCAGAAGCACCTCGCCCCGCGAGGCCGGCCGCACGCGGTAGACCGACGCGCCCATGGCGTGGTAGCTGTCCACGTCGACCCGGCCCGAGTCCTGGTAGGTGAAGGTCATCGGGCGGAAACTGATCTCCAAGTCCGCATACTCGATGTCGGGATGGCTCTTGATGAAGATGGCCGCAGACGACGATGGCAGCGCCAGGTAGCCCTTCTTCGTGACCACGTAGCGGAATCCCTGCCAGTATTTGCGCCAGCCATTCAGCGCGTGGTTGTACGAGCTGTCCGGCGTGCACAGTGCCTGGACCCGCAGCGAGCAATGGTCCTGCAGGTTGCGGCCCACGCCCGGCAGATGGGCGACGGTCTGCACGCCGACCCGCTGCAGGGCCTCGCCGTCGCCGATGCCCGACAGCATGAGCAGGTGCGGCGAGCCCAGGGCACCGGATGAAACGATCACCTCACGACTCGCCCGGTAGGTATGGACGCGTCCATCCTCCAGCACTTCGACGCCCGTGGCCACACGGCCATCAAACACCACCCGGCGCACGTGCACGCCCGTGCGCACGACCAGGTTGGGCCGGTGGCGCACCGGCGCCACAAAGGCGTCGTAGGCGGTCTGGCGGATGCCATCGCGGATGTTGACCTGCACGATGCCCGCGCCCTCGTGTTCCAGCCCCGAAAACACATCGACGCGCGCCACGCCGGTGCGCGTCGCGGCCTCGACGAAATCCTGCACCGAGGGGTGCGTCACCGAGGGATCGCCGACGTACAGAGGGCCTTCGCCGCCGTGGTACGGCCCCGCACCGCGGGAATTGGTTTCCGAGCGCTTAAAGTACGGCAGCACGTCGTCCCAACCCCAACCGGCGGCCCCGAGCCGCTTCCACTGGTCGAAGTCGTCGCGGTTGCCGCGGAAATGCACCATGCCGTTGATGGCACTGCAGCCACCCAGCGTCTTGCCGCGCGGCCAGTACAGGCGCCGGTCGCACATGGAGGGCACCGGCTCGGTGTAGAAGCGCCAGTTGTAGCGTTCCGACTTGAACAGCTTGGCCATGCCGGCGGGCGTGCGGATCCAGAAGTCGTCGGCGGGCGGGCCGGCCTCCAGCAGCAGCACGCGGCAGTCGGGTTGGTCGGTAAGCCGGCGGGCCAGCACGCAGCCGGCTGTCCCGGCTCCGGCGATGATGTAGTCGTAGGTTTCGGTGGTCACGAGGCGTGCTGAGCAATAGCAATGCCAGCACGCAGCACCGCTCGCAAACTCTGCCCTTGCTGGGCGCGCCTCACATCTGAGCCCTGCGTGCCCACGCGCGCATGTCCACCGCGACGACGAAGGACAGCACAGAGTGTCCACCGCAAACACAATGTCAAGCTGCACTGCGCATGAACGCTGGGGAATGCTCCCGGCACAGTAGTTGCACAACACGACCATTGACGCTGACGCACGCCGCCCCACGACCCCATGAGCAAGACCCTGTACGACAAGATCTGGGACGCACACACCATCGCGCAGGGCGACGATGGGCAGACCCTGCTGCACGTGGCGCGCCACATGACGCACGACGGATCCGGACATGCCTTCGACTTCCTGCAGGCCCGCGGCCTTGGCGTGCGCCACCCCGACCAGGTGTTCGCCACCCCCGACCATGGTGTACCGTCCAGCAGCCATGACGTCGCCGCCATGCCTGATGGAGACCAGCGCCGTGTGGTCGAACTGCTCGCGCGCAACACGCGCAAGTTCGGCATCGTCCATTTCGCGCTCGACGACCCCCGGCAAGGCATCGTGCATGTGGTGGGCCCCGAGCAGGGCATCACCCAGCCGGGCATGGTGCTGGTCTGCGGAGATTCGCACACGTCCACGCATGGCGCGCTCGGCGCGCTCGCGTTCGGCCTGGGCACCAGCGACATCCTCCACGTGCTCGCCACACAGGCGACCTGGCAGCAGCGGTCCAAGACCATGCGCATCACCGTGGAGGGCAGCTTGCCTCCGGGTGTCACGGCCAAGGACGTGATCCTGGCCATCATCGCCAAGGTCGGCGCCAACGGCGCCACTGGCCACGTGATCGAGTACGCGGGTTCGACGATCCGTGCCATGTCGATCGAGCAGCGCCTCACGGTGTGCAACATGTCGATCGACGCCGGGGCCCGCGCCGGCATGGTGGCCCCGGACGAAGTGACCTACGCCTACCTGCGCGGACGGCCATTCGCACCCGCGGGCACGGACTGGGACAAGGCCATGGCGTACTGGCAGACGCTGCCCTCCGACCCCGACGCCACGTTCGACCGCGAGGTATCGCTCGATGCGCGCACGCTCGCGCCCATGGTGACCTGGGGCAACAGCCCCGAAGACGCCATCGCCGTCGACGCCCGCGTTCCCGATCCCGACGCCGAAGCCGACCCGCAGCGCCGCGCTGCCATGCGCAAGGCGCTGGACTACATGGACTTGGCACCCGGCACCCCAATGACCGACATCGGCATCGACCAGGTCTTCATCGGCTCGTGCACGAACGCACGGCTGGATGACCTGCGCGCCGCGGCAGCCGTCCTGCGCGGTGGGCATGCCGTGGTGCCCGCACTTGTCGTGCCGGGCTCCACCCAGGTCAAGCTGGCGGCCGAGTCGGAAGGCCTGGACCGCGTCTTCCGCGACGCGGGGTTCGACTGGGGCGAGTCCGGCTGCTCCATGTGCGTCGCGATGAACGGCGACATGGTCGGCCCCGGCAAGCGCTGCGCATCGACCTCGAACCGCAGCACCATCGATCGGCAGGGCAAGGGCAGCCGCACACACCTGGTGAGTCCGGCGATGGCCGCCGCCGCGGCGCTCACCGGCCGCATCACCGACGTACGCACGTTGAAAGGCTGACATGGAGGCGTTCAAGATTCTCGAAGGCATCGCCGCGCCGCTGGAGATGGCCAACGTGGACACCGGCCAGATCCTTCCGGCCCGCTTCCTGCGCAGGCCGCGTCAGGAGGGCTTCCAGGACTTCCTGTTCCGCGACATGCGTTTCGACGAAGCCGGCCAGGAACTGCCGTCCTTCATCCTCAACCGCCCCCCCTACCGAGCAACCTCCATCCTCGTCGCAGACCGCAACTTCGGCGCCGGCTCGAGCCGCGAGCAGGCCGCCTGGGCCCTGGTGGACTTCGGCATCCGCTGCGTGATCGCGAAGGACTTCGGCGACATCTTCCATGCCAATGCCTTCAAGGCTGGACTGTTGCCCGTGCGGCTGGATCTTGCAATCTGCCGCAAGCTCCGTGAACAACTGGCAGCGGTACCCGGCCGCCAGTTGCGCATCGACCTGCCCGCTCAGCACGTGACCGCGCCGGACGGCAGCGTCTACCCGTTCGAGGTCGACGCATTCCGCAAGCGCTGCCTGGTCGAGGGGCTGGACGACATCGGCTTGACCCTGCAGTACGACACCACCATCACCGCCTTCGAGCAGGCCTACCGCCAGCGCTTCGACTGGCTTTTCCGTTCCCATCCAAACGCCCCCACGGGGGGTTGATTCCATGCCATTCTTCAAATCTCTTGCGCCCGACGCAGGCCCGCCCGCCGTCTTTGTCCAGTATCCCGAGCTGTACCGCCCGTGGGCGGACATGAGCCAGAGCATGATGAACGGCCCGTCGCCGTTGAGCCAGGGCGAGCGCGAGATGATCCTCGCCTACGCGGCAGCGGTCGGCGGCTGTCAGTTCGTCTATGTCGCCCACTCCGAGGTCGCCTATGCCTGGGGCATCGAGAATGGTGCCATCGAGCGCCTGCTCGAAGACCCCGCGACCGCACCGCTCAGCGAGCGCCAGAAGGCGTTGCTGGCCTTCGTGCGCAAGCTGATGGCTACGCCCTCCGACATGACGCAGGACGATGCGGACGCGGTGTTCGCTGCGGGCTGGGACGAGCACGCGTTGCACGACGCAATCGCGATCACCGCGCGTGCGGCATTCATGCAGCGCCTAGTCGAAGGTTTTGGCTTCACGCCCATGACGCGCGAGCATGCCGTCAAGCGCGCCGAGCAGCGCAAGGAGCATGGCTACGTGAACCTGTACTCGGCGTTCCGGCAAAAGACCTGACCCGCACCAGCGGGCGGCGCTTCGGCGCCGCCCAGTTGTCGCTGCCGATCACAGCATGTCCGCCACGAGGACAGCGCACACCCCGGAAAAGCACGCTTCCACCAGAAAAACGGCCCGCTCCATCCGGGCACGGCTTTTGCGCAATGGCCTGCAGATCGACTTTCAAGCCAGCAGCCCAGCGTAACCCACCACGACGTGCTCCGCCCTTCGCCGGCCTCCCACCGCAGCCAGGGCCGCGCCGCGGCTGCCCTCATCCTTCCGACTTCACGAAGACCACCATGTCCAGCTCCATCGAAACCGATTTCCCCGTCCATCGCCCGCGCAAGGCCGGCGCAGAACTGGCCCTGCAAGGCTTGCGCGTGGTCGATTTCACACACTTCATCGCTGGGCCCTTCGCCACGATGATGCTAGCGGACATGGGGGCCGACGTCATCAAGATCGAAGCCCCCGGCCGCGGCGACGATTTCCGCCAGTACCCCCCCATGATCCCGGAGTTCGGCGGCGGCGCGCCCTTCGTCTGGACCAACCGCAACAAGCACAGCATCGCGCTGAACCTGAAGTCGTCTGAAGGCCTGGCCATCGCACTGGAGCTGGCGGCCAAAGCCGACGTGGTGGTCGAGAACTTCTCGACCGGCGTGATCGAGCGCCTGGGCCTGGGCTACGAGAAGCTGCGTGCCCTTAATCCGCGGCTGGTGTTCTGCTCGATCTCGGCCTACGGCCGCGAAGGGGCCTACGCCGACCGAACAGGCTTCGACCCCATCGCCCAAGCCGAGAGCGGCTTCATCCGCATGAACGGCTACCCCGACCGCGAAGGCGTGCGCTCGCTGTCGCCGGTGATGGACATCAGCACGGCCATGATGGCCTCCAATGCCATCCTGGGCGCGTTGGTTTCGCGCAGCCGCACCGGCAAGGGCCAGGCGGTGGAGGTGGCGCTGTTCGACAACGCCTTCCAGATGACGGGCTATGCGCCGCTGCAGCAGATCTTCACGGGCAAAGAGCCGGTGCGCCCGGGCACGACCAGCCCGGACACCTGCCCATCGGGTGCCTTCAAGGCGTCTGACCGTGCGTTCCTGATCAACTGCGGCAATACGCAGATCTTCCAACGCCTGATGAGCCAGGTCGTGGAGCTGCCGCAGGTCGCGCAAGACCCGGCCTACGGCACCAACAAGGACCGCGTCGCACGACGCGAGGAGCTGTTCTCCATGCTGCAAGAAGCCTTCGGCAAGCAGCCCTGGTCCCACTGGCAACCCAGGCTGCGCGAGGCCGGAGTGCCCAGCGGCGAGCTGCGCGACGTGGGGGATGCCATCCGCTCGCCCGAAGCGCTGGAGCGCGAAATCGTCACGCGCATCCCGCACCCCGAGCTCGGCTGGATTCCCAACATCGCGCTGCCGATCCGCTACGCAGACACTCCGCTGGCCGATCCCGTGCCGGCGCCACGCGTCGGAGAGCATACCGAGCTGGTGCTCAAGGACTGGCTGGGCTACGACGCCGACCGCATCGGCACGCTGACCCAGGCTGGAGCGTTCAGCGCCGCGCCGCCGCACCTGGCCCGCTGAGTATGGTGCAGGATCCAGCACCGACGGGCCAGGGGGACGCCACCAAGCCGGCAACCGTGTTCGCCGCCATCCACGCACCGCGCGAGGATTGGCTGGCCCGCGCGCCGGTCGAAGAGGTGCTCGATCCTGGGCTGGAGATCATCGACGCGCACCTGCACCTCTGGCAACCGCCCAACGGCTACCGCTACTACATCGAGGAGCACGCCAAGGATCTGGCGAGCTGCGGCCACAACGTGGTGGCCTCGGTCTACGCCGAATGCTTCCACATGTACCGCGCCACCGGACCGGACCATCTCCGCTACGTCGGCGAAACCGAGTTTGCTGTCGGACAGGCCGCCATGGCGGCGAGCGGGCGCTATACCGATTGCCGGGTCGCCTCGGCCATCATCGGCCACGGTGACCTGACGCTTGGCGAGCGCACGCGCGACTTGCTGCTGGCGCACATCGAGGCAGCCAACGGCCGCTTTCGTGGCGTGCGCCAGCTCGGCAAATGGGACGCCGATCCGGCCGTGCGCGGCAAATACTGCGCCGACCGGCCGCACCTGTATCTCGACCCGGAGTTCGGACGCGGCATTGACGTGCTGGCCTCGCTGGACCTGGCTTTCGATGCAAGCATCTTCCACCCGCAACTGTCGGACGTGGCTGGCCTGGCGCGCGCGCATCCGGACGCCCGCATCGTGCTGATCCACTGCGGCAGCCCGGTCGGCCATGGCGCGTACGCCGGCCGGCAGGAGCAGGTGCATGCGGCCTGGCTCGCGGGACTGCAGGAGGTGGCGCAGTGCCCGAACGTGAGCGTGAAGATGGGCGGCATCCTAATCAACATCGGCAATGTTGACTACGCCAGCGCCAAGGCGCCACCCACGTCGCGCGAACTGGCCGACCTGTGGCGCCCGTGGATCGAGCCCTGCATCGAACTTTTCGGTGCAGACCGTTGCATGGTGTCGTCGAACTTCCCGGTCGACAAGGCCGGCTTCGGCTACGGCACGGTGTGGAACATGTTCAAGCACATCACGGCCGGCTGCTCAACCGACGAGAAGCGCATGATCTTCAGTGGCACGGCGCGGCGCGTGTACCGCATGGACTGACGCGCTTGAGCGCACACACCAACTGCGCGCTGATGCAGCACGCAGCGACCGCCCATCCATGAAGCTGCACTACCTCAAATACTTCTGCGTGCTGGCTGAGGAGCTGCACTTCCACCGCGCCGCGAGCCGGTTGGCGATCTCGCAGCCACCGCTGAGCGCTGCCATCAAGTGCATCGAGGAGGAGCTGGGTGCCCAACTGCTGCTGCG
It encodes:
- a CDS encoding IclR family transcriptional regulator; its protein translation is MRAVHRILSIIECFTPERRSLSLQEIAERIALPKATAFRIVHSLEEAGYMVRLENQQYCLSFRFIRIAGLVKSTLDIRLLARPLMEELTERTQETVCIYTLSGASRVCIDTTTTALQLRSVTQPGDHAPLLNGSSSKLLLAYMSPTEAAPLVPAMAKDGRRSRLAVTAELAQIRQQGYAISHGERHIGLSGLAAPITDVNEQVRHCLTLSGPTARIQTHEKQFVQLLVKTAAKISRQYGGKS
- a CDS encoding CoA transferase — protein: MSSSIETDFPVHRPRKAGAELALQGLRVVDFTHFIAGPFATMMLADMGADVIKIEAPGRGDDFRQYPPMIPEFGGGAPFVWTNRNKHSIALNLKSSEGLAIALELAAKADVVVENFSTGVIERLGLGYEKLRALNPRLVFCSISAYGREGAYADRTGFDPIAQAESGFIRMNGYPDREGVRSLSPVMDISTAMMASNAILGALVSRSRTGKGQAVEVALFDNAFQMTGYAPLQQIFTGKEPVRPGTTSPDTCPSGAFKASDRAFLINCGNTQIFQRLMSQVVELPQVAQDPAYGTNKDRVARREELFSMLQEAFGKQPWSHWQPRLREAGVPSGELRDVGDAIRSPEALEREIVTRIPHPELGWIPNIALPIRYADTPLADPVPAPRVGEHTELVLKDWLGYDADRIGTLTQAGAFSAAPPHLAR
- a CDS encoding amidohydrolase family protein; its protein translation is MFAAIHAPREDWLARAPVEEVLDPGLEIIDAHLHLWQPPNGYRYYIEEHAKDLASCGHNVVASVYAECFHMYRATGPDHLRYVGETEFAVGQAAMAASGRYTDCRVASAIIGHGDLTLGERTRDLLLAHIEAANGRFRGVRQLGKWDADPAVRGKYCADRPHLYLDPEFGRGIDVLASLDLAFDASIFHPQLSDVAGLARAHPDARIVLIHCGSPVGHGAYAGRQEQVHAAWLAGLQEVAQCPNVSVKMGGILINIGNVDYASAKAPPTSRELADLWRPWIEPCIELFGADRCMVSSNFPVDKAGFGYGTVWNMFKHITAGCSTDEKRMIFSGTARRVYRMD
- a CDS encoding iron-containing alcohol dehydrogenase family protein, encoding MTETTSPTAFQYVAAELRLHCGPDSLDALARELQRHGCRRAVVVTGRSVGNSEAMQSLRGALDRTLVGESADVRPNSPVSSVDKVARLLAECEADAVIAIGGGSAAVTARAASILLAEGKTAQALSTRRHPDGRFESPRLAAPKIAQFVVPTTPSTAFVKAGSAVHDDATSQRLALFDPKTRAKALFLHPAFLRTAPDALVRSAALNTLSTAIEALESPRCDPLSESMLVHALRLVAQHLNALSPDHEAARQALVVAGVLCGRGTEAAGGGLASVLAHAIGHRAHAANGIVNAIVLPHTMRFNAPATATTSQRILGALAPHTTVQKAHTGQAVAALQDLLAGARIPRQLREIGVQESDLGPIAHAAMADWFIGRSARRVADADEVLKILRAAL
- a CDS encoding GMC family oxidoreductase N-terminal domain-containing protein, whose protein sequence is MTTETYDYIIAGAGTAGCVLARRLTDQPDCRVLLLEAGPPADDFWIRTPAGMAKLFKSERYNWRFYTEPVPSMCDRRLYWPRGKTLGGCSAINGMVHFRGNRDDFDQWKRLGAAGWGWDDVLPYFKRSETNSRGAGPYHGGEGPLYVGDPSVTHPSVQDFVEAATRTGVARVDVFSGLEHEGAGIVQVNIRDGIRQTAYDAFVAPVRHRPNLVVRTGVHVRRVVFDGRVATGVEVLEDGRVHTYRASREVIVSSGALGSPHLLMLSGIGDGEALQRVGVQTVAHLPGVGRNLQDHCSLRVQALCTPDSSYNHALNGWRKYWQGFRYVVTKKGYLALPSSSAAIFIKSHPDIEYADLEISFRPMTFTYQDSGRVDVDSYHAMGASVYRVRPASRGEVLLKSADPMQAPAFVPNYLEHPEDVQASLVGLRKLRAILNTEPMRSRVMAERVPGPDVQTDEQLIDFMRREGHCSFHPAGSCKMGVDDMAVVDPRLKVRGVERLRVIDASIMPTVTSGNTNAPTVMIGEKGADLVLQDRAGAR
- the leuC gene encoding 3-isopropylmalate dehydratase large subunit; this translates as MSKTLYDKIWDAHTIAQGDDGQTLLHVARHMTHDGSGHAFDFLQARGLGVRHPDQVFATPDHGVPSSSHDVAAMPDGDQRRVVELLARNTRKFGIVHFALDDPRQGIVHVVGPEQGITQPGMVLVCGDSHTSTHGALGALAFGLGTSDILHVLATQATWQQRSKTMRITVEGSLPPGVTAKDVILAIIAKVGANGATGHVIEYAGSTIRAMSIEQRLTVCNMSIDAGARAGMVAPDEVTYAYLRGRPFAPAGTDWDKAMAYWQTLPSDPDATFDREVSLDARTLAPMVTWGNSPEDAIAVDARVPDPDAEADPQRRAAMRKALDYMDLAPGTPMTDIGIDQVFIGSCTNARLDDLRAAAAVLRGGHAVVPALVVPGSTQVKLAAESEGLDRVFRDAGFDWGESGCSMCVAMNGDMVGPGKRCASTSNRSTIDRQGKGSRTHLVSPAMAAAAALTGRITDVRTLKG
- a CDS encoding carboxymuconolactone decarboxylase family protein yields the protein MPFFKSLAPDAGPPAVFVQYPELYRPWADMSQSMMNGPSPLSQGEREMILAYAAAVGGCQFVYVAHSEVAYAWGIENGAIERLLEDPATAPLSERQKALLAFVRKLMATPSDMTQDDADAVFAAGWDEHALHDAIAITARAAFMQRLVEGFGFTPMTREHAVKRAEQRKEHGYVNLYSAFRQKT
- the leuD gene encoding 3-isopropylmalate dehydratase small subunit, producing the protein MEAFKILEGIAAPLEMANVDTGQILPARFLRRPRQEGFQDFLFRDMRFDEAGQELPSFILNRPPYRATSILVADRNFGAGSSREQAAWALVDFGIRCVIAKDFGDIFHANAFKAGLLPVRLDLAICRKLREQLAAVPGRQLRIDLPAQHVTAPDGSVYPFEVDAFRKRCLVEGLDDIGLTLQYDTTITAFEQAYRQRFDWLFRSHPNAPTGG